In Solanum pennellii chromosome 7, SPENNV200, the following are encoded in one genomic region:
- the LOC107024944 gene encoding uncharacterized protein LOC107024944 yields the protein MAIDMNVHELLVIGQVQGEWAVKNPKIIPYVKCVNKLCKRFRKIEFRHTPRIHNGLSDSLATIASMIKHPDTEYIDPLYIEMKEHPIHCSHVEAKPDDLPWYFDIRKYLESGNYPEHATSNQKKSIHHMALNFFLLEKSITGGL from the coding sequence atggccatcgacatgaatgtccacGAGCTATTAGTTATTGGACAGGTTCAAGGAGAGTGGGCCGTGAAGAATCCAAAGATTATACCTTATGTGAAGTGTGTAAACAAACTATGCAAAAGATTTCGTAAGATtgagttcagacatactcccagaatacaTAATGGGTTGTCCGATTCCCTTGCCACCATCGCTTCGATGATTAAGCATCCAGACACTGAGTATATTGATCCTCTATATATAGAGATGAAGGAACATCCAATCCATTGTTCACATGTGGAAGCAAAACCAGACGATTTGccatggtattttgatataaggAAGTATTTAGAGTCTGGGAATTATCCAGAACATGCAACATCCAACCAGAAGAAGTCGATACATCATATGGCTCTCAATTTCTTCTTATTGGAGAAGTCCATTACAGGAGGACTCTAG